The Microbacterium forte sequence TGCGGCCGTGGCTCGAGTCCGCGAGCCCCAAGGTGCTCCATGACGCGAAGCCCCAGGTGAAGGCTCTGCTCCGCCTGGGGGTGCGAATGAGCGGCCTGGCCTATGACACGAGTCTGGCGGGATGGCTGCTGCGTCCGAGCTTCCCCGACAAGACGCTCGGCGACCTCGTAGAGCGCTACCTCGGCGAGAAGCTGCCGGAGGCAGACCCGACGCAGCTCGTTCCGGAGACCGAGGGCGCGACTCCCTCGCAGGAGGCCTGGTTCGCGCTCCGTGTCGCCGCCGCGCTGCGTGAGGACATTCCCGAATCCGTCGCCACCGTGCTCACCGACATCGAGCTGCCGACGCTGCTGACCCTGGGCGACATGGAGGTCGCCGGTGTCGCGGTGTCGCACGACGTGCTGTCGACCTTCTCCGGCGAGCTGGCGACGCGGGCCGAGGGTCTCGCTCAGGAGGCGTTCGGCATCGTCGGTCGCGAGTTCAATCTCGGCTCTCCGAAGCAGCTCCAGGAGGTGCTGTTCGACGACCTGCAGCTGCCCAAGACCCGCAAGACGAAGACCGGGTACTCGACGGATGCCGCAGTGCTCGCCGACCTGCAGGAGTCCCACCCGCATCCGTTCCTGGGCCTGCTGCTGCAGCACCGCGAGGCGACGAAGCTGCGCCAGATCATCGAGTCGCTCGACACCGCCATCCAGGACGATCACCGCGTGCACACGACGTACGTGCAGACCGGCAGCCAGACCGGACGCCTGTCGAGCACCGATCCGAACCTCCAGAACATCCCGGTGCGCACCGAGGAATCACGTCGCATCCGCAGCGCCTTCCAGGTGGGAGAGGGCTACGAGTCTCTGCTCACCGCCGACTACTCCCAGATCGAGATGAGGATCATGGCACATCTCTCGGGCGACGAAGGTCTCATCGAGGCGTTCAACAGCGGTGAGGACCTGCATCGGTTCGTCGGTGCGCGGGTGTTCGGTGTCGAGCCGAGCGAAGTGACCTCGGCGATGCGCACGAAGGTGAAGGCGATGTCGTACGGGCTCGTCTACGGCCTGTCGGCCTTCGGGCTGTCGAAGCAGCTCCGCATCGAGCAGTCCGAGGCGAAGCAGCTGATGGTCGAGTACTTCGCTCGGTTCGGAGCGGTTCGCGACTACCTGCGGGCATCCGTCATGAAGGCCAAGGAGGTCGGCTACACCGAGACCATCTTCGGCCGCCGCCGCCCGTTCCCCGACCTTGCGAGCCCGAACCGCGTGCTTCGCGAGAACGCCGAGCGCGCAGCGCTCAACGCCCCGATCCAGGGAAGCGCGGCGGACATCATGAAGATCGCACTCCTGCACATCCACGAGGACCTGAGGTCAGAAGGTCTCAGCTCGCGCGCACTGCTGCAGATCCACGACGAACTCGTCGTCGAAGTGGCACCGGGGGAGTGGGACGCGGCGGAGCGGATCGTGCGGACCCGCATGGGCGATGCAGCGGACCTCACCGTGCCTCTCGACGTTCAGGTCGGCCGCGGACACGACTGGAACGAGGCCGCGCACTGAGGCTGGCCGACGCGTCGTGACTTCCACGGTGCAGAGCACGGCTGCGCGGCACACCGATATCCTGCGCCGGGGGTGCGGGGCTACGCTGGAGGGATGACTTCAGCTCCCCGCACTCCGTCTGCCATCGACAAAGTCGCCGATGAGTGGGTCGACACCATCGCGGTGCTCGCCCCGACGCTCGGCACCTACATCGGCAGAGACGAGGTCAACGACCGTTTCGGCGATCTGAGCCCCGAGGGGCACGAGCAGATCGCATCTGCAACGCGATCGACGCTCGCGAAGCTGCAGGCACTCGACCCGGTCGACGCGATCGACGAAGTCACGAAGACCGATCTCTCGGCAGAGCTCAGCCTGGATCTCGAGCTGCACGACGCGAAGTGGCACCTGCGAGACCTCAACGTCATCGCTTCAGCGCCGCAGGACGTGCGGTCGGCCTTCGATCTGATGCCGACGGCCACAGCGGACGACTGGAGCGTCATCGCGACGCGTCTCGCCGCGGTGCCCGATGCGCTCCGCGGATACACCGAGACGCTCCGCGCGGGCATCGCCGCCGGGATCACCCCGGCTCGGCGCCAGGTGGTGGAGGTCGCGACGCAGATCGACCGCTACACGGCCGACGACGGGTTCTTCGCCGCGTTCGTGGCCGAAGCGACTCCTCAGGAGGGCAACCTCCCCGCATCCCTCGCTCGCACTCTGGCCGACAACTCCGCTGCGGCGCGAGTCGCGTACGACGAACTTCGCAGCTTCCTGGCCGAGGAGCTCGCTCCCGTCGCGACGGAGGTCGATGCCGTCGGACGAGAGCTCTATGCGCTGAACTCCCGTCGCTTCCTCGGTGCCACGATCGACCTCGATGAGACCTACGACTGGGGCCGCGAGGAACTGGCCCGCATGGTCGCCGAACAGACCGCGATCGCGAACGAGATCCTCCCCGGCGCCTCGGTCGAAGAGGCCGTCGCCCACCTCGAGGCCGATCCCGCTCGCAAGCTCGTCGGAACAGACGCTCTCCAGAAGTGGATGCAGGAGACGAGCGACCGCGCCGTCGCAGAGCTCGGCGCCACGCACTTCGACATCCCCGAGGCGATTCGCACTCTCGAATGCATGATCGCGCCGACGCAAGAGGGCGGCATCTACTACACCGGTCCGACCGACGACTTCTCGCGTCCGGGGCGCATGTGGTGGTCGGTTCCCGAGGGCGTCACCGAGTTCGACACATGGCGCGAACTGACGACGGTCTATCACGAGGGTGTCCCGGGGCATCACCTGCAGATCGCGCAGGCCGTCTACAACCGCACCGAGCTCAACTCCTGGCGGCGACTGCTTGCCGGCACCTCGGGCCATGCAGAGGGTTGGGCGTTGTACGCCGAGCGTCTGATGCAGCAACTCGGCTACCTCGACGATCCGGCCGACCGGTTGGGCATGCTCGACGGCCAGCGGATGCGCGCGGCCCGTGTCGTGCTCGACATCGGAGTGCACCTCGGCAAGCCGCGTCTCGATGGCGAGGGCACCTGGGACGCCGACTACGCACTCGACTTCATGCGCAAGAACGTGAACATGTCCGATCAGTTCGTGCAGTTCGAGGTCAACCGCTATCTCGGCTGGCCGGGCCAGGCGCCCTCCTACAAGGTCGGTCAGCGCATCTGGGAGCAGGTGCGAGACGCGTATCAGGCAGAGCGGGGCGCGGACTTCGATGTGAAGGACTTCCACAAGCGGGCCCTCGACATGGGCGGGGTCGGACTCGACACACTCCGAACCGCGCTTCTGTCGCGCTGAGGGAATGCGCCGACTGGATCCGCTGTTCATTCAGCTGAATAGAAAGGGCTGACATGAGCATCGAGTTCGGGCTGGACACCTTCGGCGACATCACGAGAGGCGACGACGGCGAGCTGCTCACCGGCGCGCAGACGATCCGCAACATCGTCGAGCAGGCGGAGCGCGCCGACAGCGTCGGTGTCGACTTCTTCGGCGTGGGGGAGCACCACCGCACGGAGTTCGCCGTGTCGGCACCGGAGATGGTGCTCGCCACCATCGCGGGTCGCACGAAGAGCATCCGTCTCGGAACCGCCGTCACCGTGCTGTCCTCGGATGACCCTGTTCGCGTGTTCGAACGCTTCTCCACCCTCGATGCCCTCTCGAACGGACGAGCCGAGGTCGTGCTCGGCCGGGGCTCTTTCATCGAGTCCTTCCCGCTCTTCGGCTACGATCTCCGCGACTACGACGCCCTCTTCGAGCAGAAGCTCGAACTCTTCGTCGAACTCCTCAAAGAGCAACCGGTGACCTGGTCGGGATCGATGCGCGCCTCGCTCGAGAACGCTAACGTCTTCCCGAAGACGGAGAACGGTCTGCGCACCTGGGTCGGGGTGGGCGGCAGCCCTGAGTCCGTCGTGAGGGTGGCACGTCACGGTCTCGGCCTCATGCTCGCGATCATCGGAGGCCCTGCCGGTCGCTTCCGTCAGTTCGTGGATCTCTACCACCGTTCGGTGGCATCCTTCGGCACGACCTCACACCCGATCGCCGTGCACTCGCCGGGCCACATCGCGGACACCGATGAGGAGGCATGGGAGGCCGCGTACTCCGGGTTCGAGGCGATGAACAACACCATCGGTCGCGAGCGCGGATGGCCTCCGTACAGCCGGGCACGCTTCCAGAACGACGTGGGACCTGCGGGAGCTCTGTATGTCGGCTCGCCGGAGCGAGTCGCGGCCAAGATCGCCGACACCGTCACGACGCTCGGACTCGGCCGCTTCGACATGAAGTACGCCACCGGCACGCTGTCTCACGACGCGATGATGCGCAGCATCGAGCTCTACGGCTCAGAGGTCATCCCTCGGGTGCGTCGGCTGCTCGCCGACCGCGACTGACGCACGTGCTCGGCGGCGCGCGCGTCACATCTACGATGTAGCCATGGCCAACACCGCGCTGCCGAGCCGGGCGTCGATCGCCGGACGTCTCGATGAGCTCCCGTTCACGCGCCGTCACCTGCGTCTTCTCACCGGCTCAGGGGTCGGCTGGGCTCTGGACGCGATGGACGTCGGACTCATCTCGTTCATCCTCGCGGCTCTCACCCAGCAGTGGGGTCTGACGAAGACGGATGCCGGATGGATCGCATCGGTCGGCTTCATCGGAATGGCGATCGGCGCGACCCTCGGCGGCCTCCTCGCCGACAGGCTCGGGCGGCGCCAGGTCTTCGCATTGACGCTGCTGATCTACGGCGTCGCCACGGGCGCGAGCGCACTCGTGAGCGGGCTCGCCGCGCTCCTCGTGCTGCGGTTCCTCGTCGGACTGGGTCTCGGCGCCGAGCTTCCCGTCGCTTCCACGTATGTGAGCGAGTTCGCGCCCGCTCGCATCCGTGGCCGGCTCATCGTCATCCTCGAGGCTTTCTGGGCGCTGGGGTGGACGGCGGCCGCCCTGATCGGGTTCTTCGTGATCCCCGCATCCGACGACGGCTGGCGCTGGGCCTTCGCACTCGGCGCGATCCCGGCCGTCTATGCCCTGATCGTCCGGTGGGGGCTCCCGGAGTCGCCGCGGTGGCTCGCCTCGCGCGGCCGCATCGCCGAGGCCGATCGGATCGTGGCGACCTTCGAGGCTGACGCGGGTGTCGAACCGGGCCCTGCGATCAGGAGAGAGCCGGCGTCGCGCGCGATCGCCGTCACCACCCGCGCGCGATTGACCACGCTGTGGAACGCGGAGTTCCGGGTTCGCACCATGTGCCTCTGGCTCGTCTGGCTCTGCGTGAACTTCGCGTACTACGGCGCGTTCATCTGGATCCCCAGCATCCTGGTCGATGCGGGATTCGATCTGGTACGGTCCTTCGGGTTCACGCTCATCATCACTCTCGCTCAGCTGCCGGGATATGCGGTCGCCGC is a genomic window containing:
- the polA gene encoding DNA polymerase I: MVVDGHSLAYRAFFALPVENFTTKDNQHTNAIYGFLSMLVNLIKAEQPTHMAIAFDTSRHSFRTDVYPEYKATRSESPQEFKGQIPLLQDCLAAMSIPVLTKEGVEADDILATLAAQGAEQGYDVLVVSGDRDTIQLVTDDVTLLYPSVQGVSQLKRYDPVTVQERYGVRPEQYPDIAALVGETSDNLPGVPKVGEKTAVKWLTQFGSLDDLLERSDEIKGVVGGNLRDHIEDVRRNRRLNRLLRDVELPVAPDDLAVTPIDAQAVRDIFARLEFRTLLPRVFEAVGAGEVADDPTTTVVLPEPTEVTAAEFVSWAEAQTDDVAVRIVVQGAAPTRLGAASGDELRELDWNDEVVEVLRPWLESASPKVLHDAKPQVKALLRLGVRMSGLAYDTSLAGWLLRPSFPDKTLGDLVERYLGEKLPEADPTQLVPETEGATPSQEAWFALRVAAALREDIPESVATVLTDIELPTLLTLGDMEVAGVAVSHDVLSTFSGELATRAEGLAQEAFGIVGREFNLGSPKQLQEVLFDDLQLPKTRKTKTGYSTDAAVLADLQESHPHPFLGLLLQHREATKLRQIIESLDTAIQDDHRVHTTYVQTGSQTGRLSSTDPNLQNIPVRTEESRRIRSAFQVGEGYESLLTADYSQIEMRIMAHLSGDEGLIEAFNSGEDLHRFVGARVFGVEPSEVTSAMRTKVKAMSYGLVYGLSAFGLSKQLRIEQSEAKQLMVEYFARFGAVRDYLRASVMKAKEVGYTETIFGRRRPFPDLASPNRVLRENAERAALNAPIQGSAADIMKIALLHIHEDLRSEGLSSRALLQIHDELVVEVAPGEWDAAERIVRTRMGDAADLTVPLDVQVGRGHDWNEAAH
- a CDS encoding DUF885 domain-containing protein, yielding MTSAPRTPSAIDKVADEWVDTIAVLAPTLGTYIGRDEVNDRFGDLSPEGHEQIASATRSTLAKLQALDPVDAIDEVTKTDLSAELSLDLELHDAKWHLRDLNVIASAPQDVRSAFDLMPTATADDWSVIATRLAAVPDALRGYTETLRAGIAAGITPARRQVVEVATQIDRYTADDGFFAAFVAEATPQEGNLPASLARTLADNSAAARVAYDELRSFLAEELAPVATEVDAVGRELYALNSRRFLGATIDLDETYDWGREELARMVAEQTAIANEILPGASVEEAVAHLEADPARKLVGTDALQKWMQETSDRAVAELGATHFDIPEAIRTLECMIAPTQEGGIYYTGPTDDFSRPGRMWWSVPEGVTEFDTWRELTTVYHEGVPGHHLQIAQAVYNRTELNSWRRLLAGTSGHAEGWALYAERLMQQLGYLDDPADRLGMLDGQRMRAARVVLDIGVHLGKPRLDGEGTWDADYALDFMRKNVNMSDQFVQFEVNRYLGWPGQAPSYKVGQRIWEQVRDAYQAERGADFDVKDFHKRALDMGGVGLDTLRTALLSR
- a CDS encoding LLM class flavin-dependent oxidoreductase translates to MSIEFGLDTFGDITRGDDGELLTGAQTIRNIVEQAERADSVGVDFFGVGEHHRTEFAVSAPEMVLATIAGRTKSIRLGTAVTVLSSDDPVRVFERFSTLDALSNGRAEVVLGRGSFIESFPLFGYDLRDYDALFEQKLELFVELLKEQPVTWSGSMRASLENANVFPKTENGLRTWVGVGGSPESVVRVARHGLGLMLAIIGGPAGRFRQFVDLYHRSVASFGTTSHPIAVHSPGHIADTDEEAWEAAYSGFEAMNNTIGRERGWPPYSRARFQNDVGPAGALYVGSPERVAAKIADTVTTLGLGRFDMKYATGTLSHDAMMRSIELYGSEVIPRVRRLLADRD
- a CDS encoding MFS transporter, with translation MANTALPSRASIAGRLDELPFTRRHLRLLTGSGVGWALDAMDVGLISFILAALTQQWGLTKTDAGWIASVGFIGMAIGATLGGLLADRLGRRQVFALTLLIYGVATGASALVSGLAALLVLRFLVGLGLGAELPVASTYVSEFAPARIRGRLIVILEAFWALGWTAAALIGFFVIPASDDGWRWAFALGAIPAVYALIVRWGLPESPRWLASRGRIAEADRIVATFEADAGVEPGPAIRREPASRAIAVTTRARLTTLWNAEFRVRTMCLWLVWLCVNFAYYGAFIWIPSILVDAGFDLVRSFGFTLIITLAQLPGYAVAAWLIEVWGRRTTLSVFLVGSAVSAVFFGTSTTETAIIASGMALSFFNLGAWGALYAVTPEIYPTSLRGTGAGWAAGVGRIASIVAPLAVPIVLVAGGAPVLFAVFGACFIVAAGAAWGLVDRGGMALDDR